One Dromiciops gliroides isolate mDroGli1 chromosome 3, mDroGli1.pri, whole genome shotgun sequence DNA segment encodes these proteins:
- the PTH2 gene encoding tuberoinfundibular peptide of 39 residues has product MAGAAEQDLCPLQVMENPKSPGRRRCGLLLLLLLLLPGIPGTTGAVLPRPESPSPWLPWAPPPASLTLRDWSLQLTGEAGPARAPEPRPQTEPGPQNPAPSAGPQRRLVVADDAAFRERARLLAALERRRWLNSYMHKLLVVSDAAAN; this is encoded by the exons atggCCGGAGCGGCTGAGCAGGACTTGTGTCCCCTACAGGTGATGGAGAACCCCAAGAGCCCAGGGCGCCGCCGGTGCGGGCTGCTGCTgttactgctgctgttgctgcctgGGATCCCTGGCACCACCGGGGCTGTTTTGCCCCGCCCTGAAAGCCCCAG CCCCTGGCTCCCGTGGGCCCCGCCTCCAGCGTCTCTGACCCTTCGGGACTGGAGTCTGCAGCTGACTGGGGAGGCAGGCCCGGCCCGGGCCCCCGAGCCCCGCCCCCAGACCGAGCCCGGCCCCCAGAACCCTGCCCCGAGCGCCGGACCCCAACGGCGCCTGGTGGTGGCGGACGACGCTGCGTTTCGAGAGCGGGCGCGCCTGCTGGCCGCCCTGGAGCGGCGCCGCTGGCTCAACTCCTACATGCACAAGCTCCTGGTGGTCAGCGATGCGGCCGCCAACTGA
- the GFY gene encoding LOW QUALITY PROTEIN: Golgi-associated olfactory signaling regulator (The sequence of the model RefSeq protein was modified relative to this genomic sequence to represent the inferred CDS: deleted 1 base in 1 codon) has product MRSLWFFFVFLLLHLSSQGSESAPSAPPPPEASKPYNVESGVVSPPETPAPNPQQSESLEVSHSLPPQTSQPESYKSPSPATPGTVQPESLRVSDSSLPVTSQSESAEIESPRPPDIIQPEPRTSDSSAVHPGSHVSPSPDLSETPPSESREAPNLPLKTPSPEPPSAPQYEASETFRPAPGTPGSDLQGPVQSESSSTLSPDPPEVPRLESSPVLQSEAPETPHPESHTTPNPASPKVANMQSSATQRARLPEIPNLESSMTGSPDTSHQGLRQSDPQPSKDPQNPLPVAARLWSPPPPPGPPAPARPLQRRHGGDTVNTIIVVERVQETGVTLVGRPRGAGGGALCLFLAGAGLLVGVFLLLWCLYRRAASSRPFGHHRLPDDSDEPALHLDAPKDPYDLHFYAPDAWVPSHIATKQPPSTPPLPPKLPPPPGRNSSPPHLEPLSPAALPNNFV; this is encoded by the exons ATGAGATCGCTGTGGTTCTTCTTCgtcttccttctcctccatctG AGCTCCCAAGGCTCGGAGTCAGCCCCTTCAGCTCCGCCGCCTCCGGAAGCTTCGAAGCCGTACAACGTGGAGAGCGGGGTTGTCTCCCCTCCAGAGACCCCGGCCCCGAATCCCCAGCAGTCAGAATCGCTAGAAGTTTCCCACTCTCTCCCCCCTCAAACTTCCCAGCCCGAATCCTACAAAAGCCCAAGCCCTGCTACTCCCGGGACCGTACAGCCAGAATCCCTGAGGGtctctgattcctctctgccagtAACTTCCCAGTCAGAATCTGCTGAAATCGAGAGCCCGAGACCTCCTGACATTATACAGCCAGAGCCCCGCACTTCGGACTCTTCAGCTGTACACCCAGGGTCCCATGTCAGCCCCAGTCCGGACCTCTCCGAGACCCCCCCCTCTGAATCCCGAGAGGCCCCCAACCTTCCTCTGAAAACTCCCTCCCCAGAACCTCCCAGTGCCCCGCAGTATGAAGCCTCCGAGACGTTCCGCCCAGCTCCTGGGACCCCCGGCTCTGACCTCCAAGGACCTGTGCAATCAGAGTCTTCTTCGACCCTTAGCCCTGACCCTCCAGAGGTGCCCCGCCTAGAATCCTCCCCCGTTCTTCAGTCTGAGGCCCCAGAAACACCCCATCCAGAATCCCACACCACCCCCAACCCTGCCTCTCCTAAAGTGGCCAATATGCAATCTTCTGCCACCCAGAGAGCCCGACTCCCGGAAATCCCTAACTTAGAATCTTCCATGACTGGGTCCCCAGATACTTCCCACCAAGGACTCCGTCAATCAGATCCCCAACCCTCGAAAGACCCTCAGAACCCACTCCCTGTAGCCGCCAGGCTCTGGagccccccacctccccctggGCCTCCCGCTCCGGCCAGGCCTCTGCAACGGCGACATGGGGGCGACACTGTGAACACCATCATCGTAGTGGAGAGAGTACAGGAGACAG GTGTGACCCTGGTGGGCAGGCCTCGCGGCGCGGGAGGCGGGGCTCTGTGCCTCTTCCTGGCCGGGGCTGGGCTCCTGGTCGGAGTTTTCCTGCTCCTTTGGTGTCTATACCGCCGGGCTGCATCTTCTAGGCCCTTTGGACACCACCGGCTGCCGGATGACAGCGATGAACCAG CTCTCCACCTGGACGCCCCGAAGGATCCTTACGACCTCCATTTTTACGCCCCGGACGCATGGGTTCCCTCCCACATCGCCACCAAGCAGCCGCCCAGTACGCCCCCTCTGCCTCCCAAGCTGCCCCCGCCCCCGGGTCGGAACTCGTCGCCACCGCACCTGGAGCCGCTCTCCCCTGCTGCTCTGCCCAACAACTTCGTGTGA